From Bdellovibrio sp. ArHS, the proteins below share one genomic window:
- a CDS encoding thiamine pyrophosphate-dependent enzyme, producing the protein MNAEQLNCFMTGNELAAEAAKAIEFHFMGYYPITPSTEIAQIIDRMKAKGEISTVLLPADGEHGAAGACFGATTAGARVLNATSANGFLYSLEQLPVQAGSRLPMVLNLVTRSVSGPLDIRCDHSDLMYALQTGWIILMASTPQAVYDMNIIAVKLGEHPDVRLPVMVVSDGFFTSHQRQSAKIFKDKKIVQDFLGKCSSSFSTLNPRQPVTVGPYMNDPDLINNKFQLHQAHEAAAKVYQQIARDYEALSGRSYPALEAYQMDEAEAALFLLNSAAETAKDVVDQARAEGKKVGVLRPNLLRPFPAEALKAAAQNLSSILIGERSDTPGSLGGPLSHEVRGTLFADSACRIKTLSRIYGLGGKDFREDDAAVFINEALSVITDPQAVAAFGFLGTEAGSKKNLPPQVLPPLSREEMSQGLTQIEVVKSEGKNSPLKVTVANPSLLVARPKRIAPGHGACPGCGIFSGLDQFFKGIEGDVVVLYHTGCAMVVTTDYPFSAHRVTYLHNLFQNGAPTLSGLVEVFYEKKRRGEIAVGEDITFVMITGDGGMDIGMGPTIGTALRNHKMIILEYDNQGYMNTGGQLSYTTPFGKETVTSHVGKASFGKTFHHKDTAAIMAATGIPYVFTAIESYGTDLVAKAAKAQWYAKNEGLVFGKILISCPLNWASEEKYGQDILQKAADSCFFPLYEIEHGLTRLSYDPEKEGRKLPLTAWLGMMGKSKHLLKPEYAEALGAFQNEVDRRWARLKAMADHPLL; encoded by the coding sequence ATGAACGCTGAACAATTGAATTGTTTTATGACCGGAAACGAGTTGGCGGCCGAAGCGGCAAAAGCCATCGAGTTCCATTTCATGGGTTACTATCCCATCACACCTTCTACCGAGATCGCACAAATCATTGACCGAATGAAGGCGAAAGGCGAAATCTCAACAGTTCTTCTTCCTGCCGATGGTGAGCATGGGGCTGCGGGAGCATGCTTTGGGGCCACGACGGCGGGCGCGCGTGTATTGAATGCCACCAGTGCCAACGGATTTCTTTACAGTCTGGAACAGCTTCCTGTGCAGGCGGGCAGTCGGCTGCCAATGGTTTTAAACCTGGTTACCCGATCGGTCAGTGGGCCTTTGGATATTCGCTGCGATCACTCTGATTTAATGTACGCTTTGCAAACGGGCTGGATTATTCTTATGGCGTCCACGCCTCAGGCTGTCTACGACATGAATATCATCGCCGTAAAGTTGGGGGAACATCCTGACGTGCGTCTGCCGGTCATGGTTGTCAGTGACGGGTTCTTCACCAGTCATCAGCGCCAGTCGGCGAAGATTTTTAAAGACAAAAAGATAGTGCAGGATTTTTTAGGAAAATGCAGTTCGAGCTTTTCCACTTTGAATCCTCGCCAACCAGTGACCGTCGGGCCGTACATGAACGATCCGGATCTTATCAACAATAAATTTCAATTGCATCAAGCGCACGAAGCCGCGGCGAAGGTTTACCAGCAGATTGCGCGTGATTACGAAGCGCTGAGTGGGCGAAGTTATCCGGCGTTGGAAGCTTATCAAATGGACGAGGCCGAAGCGGCCTTGTTCCTGCTTAACTCCGCCGCCGAAACCGCTAAAGATGTTGTTGATCAAGCCCGCGCCGAGGGAAAAAAAGTCGGCGTGCTTCGGCCCAATCTGCTTCGCCCTTTTCCTGCCGAAGCACTGAAGGCGGCCGCACAGAATCTGTCCTCTATTTTGATCGGCGAAAGAAGTGACACTCCGGGCTCTTTAGGGGGGCCCCTCAGTCACGAAGTTCGTGGAACTCTTTTCGCGGACTCGGCATGCAGAATTAAAACGCTCAGCCGTATTTACGGTTTGGGCGGTAAAGACTTTCGTGAAGATGATGCCGCGGTTTTCATTAACGAAGCTTTATCAGTGATTACCGACCCGCAGGCCGTTGCGGCCTTTGGATTTTTGGGAACAGAGGCGGGTAGCAAAAAAAATCTTCCACCACAGGTATTGCCACCACTTTCACGGGAAGAGATGAGTCAGGGGTTGACGCAAATTGAAGTCGTGAAAAGTGAAGGCAAAAATTCTCCATTGAAGGTGACGGTGGCGAACCCCAGTTTGTTGGTGGCGCGGCCCAAAAGAATCGCGCCGGGACATGGGGCCTGTCCGGGCTGTGGTATTTTTTCGGGACTGGATCAGTTCTTTAAAGGAATTGAAGGGGACGTTGTGGTTCTATATCACACCGGTTGTGCGATGGTTGTCACTACCGATTATCCCTTTAGCGCTCATCGTGTGACGTACCTTCATAATCTTTTCCAAAATGGCGCTCCCACCTTGTCTGGATTGGTTGAAGTTTTTTACGAGAAAAAACGCCGTGGGGAAATTGCTGTCGGCGAAGATATCACCTTCGTGATGATCACTGGTGACGGCGGCATGGACATCGGGATGGGACCAACTATTGGAACAGCCCTGCGTAATCATAAGATGATTATCTTAGAATACGACAACCAAGGTTACATGAACACGGGCGGGCAATTAAGTTACACAACCCCGTTTGGAAAAGAGACGGTGACCAGTCATGTGGGTAAGGCCTCTTTTGGTAAGACCTTTCATCATAAGGATACGGCCGCGATCATGGCTGCGACAGGCATTCCCTATGTTTTTACTGCCATTGAATCCTATGGAACAGATCTTGTTGCCAAGGCGGCCAAAGCTCAGTGGTACGCGAAAAACGAAGGTCTTGTGTTTGGCAAGATACTGATCAGTTGTCCGTTGAATTGGGCGTCTGAAGAAAAATACGGTCAGGATATTTTGCAGAAGGCGGCGGATTCCTGCTTCTTCCCACTCTATGAAATTGAGCATGGCCTGACTCGTCTTAGTTACGATCCGGAAAAAGAGGGACGGAAGCTTCCTCTGACAGCCTGGTTGGGAATGATGGGAAAATCGAAACATCTTTTAAAGCCGGAATATGCCGAAGCCCTCGGGGCCTTTCAAAATGAAGTCGATCGGCGTTGGGCGCGACTGAAGGCCATGGCCGATCATCCGCTTCTTTGA
- a CDS encoding delta-60 repeat domain-containing protein has protein sequence MVKILFGAFLLLQVFALTACQMDLNIADLNPLENASTPPPSSFQGTLKKQNAVSFYEDFDASEEASSVILLANNKYLVAGLLYNKPAVWMYNADFSINTGFARDGFLYLALESGKSYERITLFEDSNNKILVILNTSPVETGNNSTRYLYRLNLDGSLDSSFGNGGQLVLETNTLVRRTSFILQSSSGYYFVNTDSTGTQLTPSSWSFDWRASVSHLLYDGSSDASFGSGGTYTLPLPPAAATYKFQSPGRAALDSNGDLYIATTISQDGSDAGYIYKVLPSGSVDATWGTAGIVSEIQSFPNRISFSGVFIYNSKLYVSAIKSHPDDDFRVYRYDIDGTLDTTFNGTGYYNFANVSGASGAYDGGSIAGFDSSGNIYVQGQSTESGVPTISLFVARLTSGGALDISYGNSGFNLYATGITNYGGMTRTSLVKSDGSIMAFYETYHEVMGDNLFNLVTAKILPTGNLDNTYGTLGLKEDDEVRSYLTDLKENAQEILNDTEGNFYSVSSFFGAHSGDIVRISKYLSAGSVDSAFGSSGVLKIPHFALGGVAIQDDKLYVSGYDYDVVTKNFALTIYGYNTDGTVNSSFGVAGKAVVPLGGYHVISHFPSVASIFHSDGSLTVSTVVADTNDDAFTALWRLNALGQAVANPSTLQNITIVGPCDSYQKSLLVGVPATDQFYVLGPDSNNMNENSLYLYNQDFSKVTSFGSAGERALSGLGADIPDYSFLQGAFFFKGALYLTIYLVDADSEVMALAKLDSDGSLNTNFGNSGTLTFAHDLSYAGYEWAQFMPNESEEEIVVISFNGQGDPSTLQMISADGVTLDTPINLATSQSDTYLDKCSFSSQSGALCTEFDAQAGSFKINLYK, from the coding sequence ATGGTCAAGATCCTTTTCGGTGCGTTTCTACTTTTGCAGGTCTTTGCGCTGACGGCGTGTCAGATGGATCTGAACATCGCTGATTTAAATCCTTTAGAAAATGCCTCCACACCTCCACCGTCCTCATTTCAAGGAACATTGAAAAAGCAGAATGCTGTTTCTTTTTATGAGGACTTCGATGCCTCGGAAGAAGCCTCTTCGGTGATCTTGTTAGCGAATAATAAATATCTAGTTGCTGGTCTGCTTTATAATAAGCCCGCGGTCTGGATGTACAATGCAGATTTTTCTATTAACACGGGATTCGCTCGTGATGGCTTTCTTTACCTAGCTTTGGAATCTGGAAAAAGCTATGAGCGAATCACTCTCTTTGAAGACTCTAATAATAAAATTCTGGTGATTCTGAATACCAGCCCTGTCGAGACCGGAAATAATTCGACTCGATATCTCTATCGTTTGAACTTAGATGGCAGCCTGGATTCTTCTTTTGGCAACGGTGGGCAGTTGGTTCTTGAGACCAACACTCTGGTTCGTCGGACCTCTTTCATTTTACAAAGTTCTTCGGGCTATTATTTTGTGAACACCGATTCAACCGGCACTCAGCTTACACCTTCTAGTTGGTCGTTTGACTGGCGCGCCTCTGTTTCACACCTCCTTTATGACGGAAGTAGCGACGCTTCTTTTGGAAGTGGTGGAACGTACACTCTGCCCCTGCCTCCTGCCGCTGCGACTTATAAATTTCAGTCGCCAGGGCGAGCTGCTTTGGATTCTAACGGCGATTTATACATTGCCACGACCATCAGCCAAGATGGCTCTGATGCAGGATACATTTACAAAGTATTGCCATCAGGGAGCGTCGATGCGACCTGGGGGACCGCGGGAATTGTTTCGGAGATACAAAGTTTTCCCAACAGAATCTCTTTTTCAGGAGTTTTTATCTACAATAGCAAGCTCTATGTTTCTGCCATTAAGTCCCATCCTGATGATGACTTTAGAGTCTACCGCTACGATATAGATGGAACCTTGGACACGACCTTTAACGGTACGGGATACTATAATTTTGCGAACGTGTCTGGGGCCTCGGGGGCATACGATGGGGGAAGCATTGCCGGGTTTGATTCTTCAGGAAATATTTATGTGCAAGGACAAAGTACCGAAAGCGGTGTGCCGACGATCTCACTCTTCGTGGCAAGGTTGACGTCAGGGGGAGCGCTCGACATCAGTTACGGTAATAGCGGCTTTAATTTATACGCCACTGGCATCACTAATTATGGCGGCATGACTCGCACCAGTCTGGTTAAATCTGACGGATCTATCATGGCTTTTTACGAGACCTATCATGAAGTCATGGGAGACAATCTTTTTAATTTAGTCACTGCAAAGATTCTTCCGACCGGGAATCTGGATAACACTTATGGCACTCTGGGCCTCAAAGAAGACGACGAGGTTCGCTCTTATTTAACGGACCTGAAAGAAAATGCCCAAGAAATTCTAAATGATACGGAAGGAAATTTTTATTCTGTCAGCTCCTTCTTCGGAGCGCACTCTGGCGACATTGTGCGCATTTCCAAGTATCTTTCCGCTGGAAGTGTTGATAGCGCCTTTGGTTCTTCAGGTGTTCTAAAAATTCCTCATTTCGCTTTGGGTGGAGTGGCGATTCAGGACGATAAACTTTATGTTTCTGGTTATGATTATGACGTCGTCACTAAAAATTTCGCCCTGACCATCTATGGGTACAACACCGACGGGACCGTAAATAGCAGCTTTGGCGTAGCCGGAAAAGCGGTTGTGCCTTTGGGGGGCTATCACGTTATTTCGCACTTTCCCTCGGTGGCGAGTATCTTTCATAGTGACGGAAGTTTGACGGTGTCGACAGTGGTTGCTGACACGAACGATGACGCTTTCACCGCTCTTTGGCGATTGAATGCTCTTGGTCAGGCCGTGGCAAATCCTTCCACGCTTCAGAATATTACCATTGTAGGCCCTTGTGATTCATATCAAAAGTCTCTGTTAGTGGGTGTACCTGCGACAGATCAGTTCTATGTTTTGGGTCCTGACTCGAACAACATGAATGAAAATTCGCTCTATCTGTACAACCAGGATTTCAGTAAAGTGACTTCTTTTGGCAGTGCGGGGGAACGGGCCCTGTCTGGTTTGGGTGCTGATATTCCGGACTATTCGTTCCTGCAAGGTGCTTTCTTTTTTAAAGGTGCTTTGTATCTGACGATTTATCTTGTCGACGCTGATTCCGAAGTGATGGCCTTAGCAAAACTCGACAGTGACGGAAGTTTGAACACGAATTTCGGCAACTCGGGGACTCTTACTTTTGCTCATGACCTGTCCTACGCGGGCTATGAATGGGCGCAATTTATGCCCAACGAGTCTGAAGAAGAAATTGTGGTAATCAGCTTTAATGGTCAGGGGGACCCGTCAACCCTACAAATGATTTCGGCAGATGGCGTAACCCTAGACACGCCAATAAATCTGGCCACGTCCCAGAGCGACACCTATCTGGATAAATGCAGTTTTTCATCGCAGTCTGGAGCTCTGTGTACGGAGTTTGACGCGCAAGCAGGCAGTTTTAAAATAAACTTATATAAATAA